A DNA window from Pseudodesulfovibrio thermohalotolerans contains the following coding sequences:
- the rodA gene encoding rod shape-determining protein RodA, with translation MPIDRRLLLYINWPLFGLAVILFLVGVLNLYSASGTRLEEGMNMAPFYHRQLLWGLMGMVGMVVFMLFDYRHLKTLAWPLFWTTVILLVAVFFMGKTIYGARRWLDLGFMNFQPSELAKIAILIVGARILSKEREPLNFIRLAYVLGVGLVLAGLIIKQPDLGSGLSILMILGGMTLFRGVTARVFKTCLFIIPCLLPLSWFFLHDYQKQRIMTFLDPTTDPLGAGYHIIQSEIAIGSGGFWGKGFLEGTQSQLRFLPERHTDFAVAVLGEEWGFVGTMALLTLFCVFLYQMVVIARDARGLFGSYLAAGVFFYFFWQILINTGMVLGLMPVVGIPLPFISYGGSATLVNFCLVGLVLNVSMRRFMFKQS, from the coding sequence GTGCCAATTGATCGCAGGCTGCTTTTGTACATCAACTGGCCCCTCTTCGGCCTGGCCGTGATCCTCTTTCTGGTGGGCGTGCTCAATCTCTACTCCGCCAGCGGCACCCGACTGGAGGAAGGCATGAACATGGCCCCCTTCTACCACCGCCAGCTCCTCTGGGGCCTCATGGGTATGGTCGGCATGGTGGTCTTCATGCTCTTCGACTACCGCCACCTAAAAACCCTGGCCTGGCCCCTGTTCTGGACCACGGTGATCCTCCTTGTGGCCGTGTTCTTCATGGGCAAGACCATCTACGGCGCGCGGCGCTGGCTCGACCTCGGATTCATGAACTTCCAGCCCTCGGAACTGGCCAAAATCGCCATACTCATCGTGGGCGCACGCATTCTCTCCAAGGAGCGGGAGCCGCTGAACTTCATTCGGCTGGCCTATGTCCTGGGCGTGGGGCTGGTCCTGGCCGGACTCATCATCAAGCAGCCCGACCTCGGCTCCGGGCTGTCCATCCTCATGATCCTGGGCGGAATGACCCTCTTCCGCGGCGTGACCGCCCGGGTCTTCAAGACCTGCCTGTTCATCATCCCCTGCCTGCTCCCCCTCTCCTGGTTCTTTCTCCACGACTACCAGAAACAGCGGATCATGACTTTCCTGGACCCGACCACCGACCCGCTCGGCGCGGGCTACCACATCATCCAGTCCGAAATCGCCATCGGTTCCGGCGGATTCTGGGGCAAGGGATTTCTGGAAGGCACGCAGTCCCAGTTGCGCTTCCTGCCGGAGCGCCACACCGACTTCGCCGTGGCCGTCCTGGGCGAGGAATGGGGGTTTGTCGGAACCATGGCCCTGCTCACCCTTTTCTGCGTGTTCCTCTACCAGATGGTGGTCATCGCCAGGGACGCCAGGGGGCTGTTCGGATCCTACCTGGCAGCAGGCGTGTTCTTCTATTTTTTCTGGCAAATCCTGATCAATACAGGTATGGTCCTCGGGCTGATGCCAGTGGTCGGCATACCCCTCCCGTTCATCAGTTACGGGGGCAGCGCCACCCTGGTAAACTTTTGCCTCGTCGGGCTGGTACTCAACGTATCCATGCGTAGGTTCATGTTCAAACAATCCTGA
- a CDS encoding rod shape-determining protein, whose translation MGNLLNKIIGSFSNDLAIDLGTANTLVYVKGKGVMLSEPSVVAVKKDSRGGKTVLAVGGEAKKMLGRTPGNIVAIRPMKDGVIADFEVTEAMLRHFISKVHNSRRLVRPRIMICVPTGITQVEKRAVRESAQSAGAREVYLIEEPMAAAIGANLPITEPTSNMIVDIGGGTTEIAVISLSGIVYARSVRIGGDKMDEAIMQHVKRKYNMLIGESTAEQIKIHIGSAYPFGDEEPIMEVKGRDLVTGIPQNRPITAEEVREAISEQVEGIVQGVRIALEQTPPELAADIVDRGIVLTGGGALLKGLDQLLQHETQLPITVVEDPLTAVVLGSGKALDNIDLYKDITTD comes from the coding sequence ATGGGTAACCTGCTCAACAAAATCATAGGCTCATTTTCCAATGACCTGGCCATCGACCTTGGCACCGCCAACACGCTGGTCTACGTCAAGGGCAAGGGCGTCATGCTCTCCGAGCCGTCCGTGGTAGCGGTCAAAAAGGACTCGCGGGGCGGAAAGACCGTCCTGGCCGTTGGCGGCGAGGCCAAGAAGATGCTCGGCCGCACGCCCGGCAACATCGTCGCCATCCGGCCCATGAAGGACGGCGTCATCGCCGACTTCGAGGTCACCGAGGCCATGTTGCGCCACTTCATCTCCAAGGTGCACAACTCCCGCCGCCTGGTCCGTCCCCGGATCATGATCTGCGTGCCCACCGGCATCACCCAGGTGGAAAAGCGGGCGGTCAGGGAATCGGCGCAGTCCGCCGGAGCCCGCGAGGTGTACCTCATCGAGGAGCCCATGGCCGCGGCCATCGGCGCCAACCTGCCCATCACCGAACCCACCTCGAACATGATCGTGGACATCGGCGGCGGCACCACCGAGATCGCGGTCATCTCCCTGTCCGGCATCGTCTACGCCCGAAGCGTCCGCATCGGCGGCGACAAGATGGACGAGGCGATCATGCAGCATGTCAAACGCAAGTACAACATGCTCATCGGTGAATCCACGGCCGAACAGATCAAGATTCATATCGGCTCGGCCTATCCCTTCGGAGACGAGGAGCCGATCATGGAGGTCAAGGGCCGCGACCTGGTCACCGGCATTCCGCAGAACCGCCCCATCACCGCCGAAGAGGTCCGCGAGGCCATCAGCGAACAGGTGGAAGGCATCGTCCAGGGCGTGCGTATCGCTCTGGAGCAGACCCCGCCCGAACTGGCGGCGGACATCGTGGACCGTGGCATCGTCCTGACCGGCGGCGGCGCGCTGCTCAAGGGTCTCGACCAGTTGTTGCAGCACGAGACTCAACTGCCCATCACCGTGGTGGAGGACCCGCTCACTGCGGTCGTCCTCGGCTCGGGCAAGGCGCTCGACAATATCGACTTGTACAAGGACATCACCACCGACTAA
- the atpA gene encoding F0F1 ATP synthase subunit alpha, with amino-acid sequence MQIKAEEISKIIQDQIQNYESRVEMSETGTVLYVGDGIARVHGVENVMAMELLEFPGGLMGMVLNLEEDNVGVALLGSDTGVKEGDPVKRTGQIYSVPVGDAVMGRVVNPLGQPIDGLGPIDATEVRPVELKAPGIIARKSVHEPCYTGLKAIDAMTPVGRGQRELVIGDRQTGKTAVCVDAILAQKTTDVHCFYVAIGQKKASVALVADVLRQHGAMEYTTIVSATASEPAPLQYIAAYTGATMAEFYRDNGKHALICYDDLSKQATAYREMSLLLRRPPGREAFPGDVFYLHSRLLERACKVNDSLGAGSLTALPVIETQAGDVSAFIPTNVISITDGQIYLEPNLFLSGVRPAINVGLSVSRVGGSAQIKAMKQVAGTLRLDLAQYRELAAFASFGSDLDKATQAKLNRGARMVELLKQPQYQPLTVQEQVAVLYAGTRGFVDDVPLEAVVRFEAEFLEFMRNAKTAVLDAIAEKEKIDDAVEADLKAAIEEFKKGFSA; translated from the coding sequence ATGCAGATCAAAGCAGAAGAAATCAGCAAAATCATTCAGGACCAGATTCAGAATTACGAATCTCGTGTTGAAATGAGCGAGACCGGCACCGTCCTCTACGTGGGCGACGGCATCGCTCGCGTGCACGGCGTCGAGAACGTCATGGCCATGGAGCTGCTGGAGTTCCCCGGCGGCCTGATGGGCATGGTCCTCAACCTGGAAGAGGACAACGTGGGTGTCGCCCTGCTGGGTTCCGACACCGGCGTTAAGGAAGGCGACCCGGTCAAGCGTACCGGCCAGATCTACTCCGTCCCGGTCGGCGACGCCGTCATGGGCCGCGTCGTCAACCCCCTGGGCCAGCCCATCGACGGTCTGGGCCCCATCGACGCCACCGAGGTTCGCCCCGTTGAGTTGAAGGCCCCCGGCATCATCGCCCGTAAGTCCGTCCACGAGCCCTGCTACACCGGCCTGAAGGCCATCGACGCCATGACCCCGGTCGGCCGCGGTCAGCGCGAACTGGTCATCGGCGACCGCCAGACCGGCAAAACCGCCGTCTGTGTCGACGCCATCCTGGCCCAGAAGACCACCGACGTGCATTGCTTCTACGTGGCCATCGGCCAGAAGAAGGCCTCCGTCGCCCTGGTCGCCGACGTGCTCCGCCAGCACGGCGCCATGGAATATACCACCATCGTTTCGGCCACCGCTTCCGAGCCTGCCCCGTTGCAGTACATCGCGGCCTACACCGGCGCGACCATGGCCGAGTTCTACCGCGACAACGGCAAGCACGCCCTGATCTGCTACGATGACCTTTCCAAGCAGGCCACCGCCTACCGCGAAATGTCGCTGCTGCTCCGCCGCCCCCCGGGACGTGAAGCTTTCCCCGGCGACGTCTTCTACCTGCACTCCAGGCTGCTTGAGCGCGCCTGCAAGGTCAACGATTCCCTGGGCGCCGGTTCCCTGACCGCCCTGCCGGTCATCGAAACCCAGGCCGGTGACGTGTCGGCGTTCATCCCGACCAACGTTATCTCCATCACCGACGGCCAGATCTACCTGGAGCCCAACCTGTTCCTGTCCGGCGTCCGTCCGGCCATCAACGTCGGCCTCTCGGTCTCCCGAGTCGGCGGTTCCGCCCAGATCAAAGCCATGAAACAGGTTGCGGGCACCCTGCGCCTCGACCTCGCCCAGTACCGCGAGCTGGCGGCGTTCGCCTCCTTCGGCTCCGATCTGGACAAAGCCACCCAGGCCAAGCTCAACCGCGGCGCCCGCATGGTCGAGCTGCTGAAGCAGCCCCAGTACCAGCCCCTGACCGTTCAGGAGCAGGTTGCCGTGCTGTACGCCGGAACCCGCGGCTTTGTCGACGACGTTCCGCTTGAGGCCGTGGTCAGGTTCGAAGCCGAGTTCCTCGAATTCATGCGCAACGCCAAAACCGCCGTTCTCGACGCCATCGCCGAGAAGGAGAAAATCGACGACGCCGTCGAAGCCGACCTCAAGGCTGCCATCGAAGAGTTCAAGAAAGGCTTCAGCGCTTAA
- the atpH gene encoding ATP synthase F1 subunit delta, translated as MIGNVVSRRYAKALFAVGAAKGEAEQAKYGEQLAAVASSIEEAPEAMAFFKNPAFSAEEKKAVVTKLVEKLSLDTMVRNFCDLLADRGRVEMLPAIAADYKAMMDAVSGVVTGELVTVSELNEERKSAIQAKLEEQAGKKLELSFSTDESILGGIVLKVGDKVLDASLKAQLQILKENIKRGE; from the coding sequence TTGATCGGTAACGTAGTTTCCCGCCGTTACGCCAAGGCACTCTTTGCCGTCGGCGCCGCCAAGGGCGAGGCCGAACAGGCGAAATACGGCGAACAGCTGGCGGCCGTCGCTTCCTCCATCGAGGAGGCCCCCGAAGCCATGGCCTTCTTCAAGAACCCGGCCTTCAGCGCCGAAGAGAAGAAAGCCGTCGTGACCAAGCTGGTTGAGAAGTTGTCGCTGGATACGATGGTCAGGAACTTCTGTGATCTGCTGGCCGATCGGGGCCGGGTCGAGATGCTCCCCGCCATCGCCGCCGACTACAAGGCTATGATGGACGCCGTGTCCGGCGTCGTCACCGGTGAACTCGTCACGGTGAGCGAACTCAACGAGGAAAGAAAATCCGCAATCCAGGCAAAGCTTGAGGAGCAGGCCGGCAAAAAGCTGGAGCTGTCCTTCTCCACCGACGAGTCCATTCTCGGCGGTATCGTCCTCAAGGTCGGGGACAAGGTCCTGGACGCCAGCCTCAAGGCTCAGCTGCAGATTTTGAAAGAAAATATTAAAAGGGGTGAGTAG
- a CDS encoding methylated-DNA--[protein]-cysteine S-methyltransferase, whose translation MSGSRSEWVCGAQIALCLRWEDGLVVRIETAWAEDVRETDPLSEAASGLQAALLRYEARLKPDWPDLPLDFSGMSDFLRNALEELRRIPSGTTRTYGEMAAILGRPGGAQAVGRAMGANPFPVLYPCHRVVGAGGAMTGFSASGGIEMKKALLRLEGAEQGLLPGLE comes from the coding sequence TTGAGCGGTTCCCGGAGCGAATGGGTGTGCGGCGCTCAGATAGCCCTGTGCCTGCGCTGGGAGGACGGCCTTGTCGTGCGCATCGAAACGGCCTGGGCCGAAGACGTTCGGGAGACCGATCCGCTGTCCGAGGCGGCCTCGGGACTCCAAGCGGCCCTGCTGCGCTACGAAGCGCGGCTCAAGCCGGACTGGCCCGATCTGCCGCTGGATTTCTCGGGCATGAGCGATTTTCTGAGGAACGCCCTGGAGGAACTGCGCCGCATCCCTTCCGGGACCACCCGGACTTACGGCGAAATGGCCGCCATTCTCGGCCGGCCCGGCGGCGCGCAGGCCGTTGGCCGGGCCATGGGCGCCAATCCGTTCCCCGTGCTCTATCCCTGCCACCGCGTGGTCGGTGCGGGTGGAGCCATGACCGGCTTCTCCGCCTCGGGCGGCATTGAAATGAAAAAGGCCCTGCTCCGCCTCGAAGGCGCGGAGCAGGGCCTTTTGCCCGGGCTGGAATAG
- the atpF gene encoding F0F1 ATP synthase subunit B, translating to MKRTYVFFAVLTTALAVSSVAFASESGGHALFTAENLKDYGLRIVNFIIFAWVLYKFAGAKVKEFFVGRRDGIKQDLDDLQTRKVEAERKLKEVEAGIANLAQEKKQILEDAAAQGEAIKTAIIEKAKRDAEALTEQAKRTASNEAQAAVESIRAEMAEMVVAAAEKIVAEKLSAQDHDKLVDDYLTKVVLN from the coding sequence TTGAAACGTACGTATGTGTTTTTTGCGGTCCTGACGACCGCCCTGGCTGTCTCCTCTGTCGCCTTTGCCAGCGAGAGCGGGGGCCATGCGCTCTTCACGGCCGAGAACCTCAAGGACTACGGCCTGCGCATCGTCAACTTCATCATCTTTGCCTGGGTGCTCTACAAGTTCGCCGGGGCCAAGGTGAAGGAGTTCTTCGTTGGCCGCCGCGACGGCATCAAGCAGGATCTGGACGACCTGCAGACCCGCAAGGTCGAGGCCGAGCGGAAGCTCAAGGAAGTCGAAGCCGGCATCGCCAACCTGGCGCAGGAGAAGAAGCAGATTCTCGAAGACGCCGCGGCCCAGGGCGAAGCCATCAAGACCGCCATCATCGAGAAGGCGAAACGTGACGCCGAAGCTCTCACCGAACAGGCAAAGCGCACCGCTTCCAACGAAGCGCAAGCCGCCGTCGAATCCATCCGCGCCGAAATGGCCGAAATGGTCGTCGCGGCCGCGGAAAAGATCGTTGCCGAGAAGCTGAGCGCCCAGGACCACGACAAGCTCGTGGATGACTATTTAACAAAGGTGGTGCTCAATTGA
- the mrdA gene encoding penicillin-binding protein 2, translating into MSDLYNESEQQAPRSGLVLLQALILGLFCLFAIRLWYLQIHRGEDYKIQALENQLRQESIPSPRGLIRDRNGDLLAVNEPAYALGIIREDCPDVDRLVHQIATWTGKDYFELKTLYNKNRKRVKPFEPLIIVPDLTFAQLAVVETNKLRWPGLEIQFRPRRLYRYGTLFAHVIGYVAEADEEDMGKRPELALGDYVGKQGIELMLEDRMRGAKGLTQYQVDVNGRRLKERVLKHPQAGHEISLSIDLGLQQLCMDWLSEEAGGVAVMDADTGQLWALATAPSYDSNDFSSGLSSKQWAKLRDNPLHPMQNRVIQSVYPPGSIFKHVVAGAGLHYDMLDPNETVFCSGSMKLGRRVFRCWKHWGHGKVDLNRALVESCDVYFYKLGKKLTVDRMSEFAHAVGFGHKTGIRLPHEKAGNIPTREWKLKRFGESWQGGDNLNMSIGQGFTLVTPLQVVRFFAGVINGGKLLKPLLLKDENPVVQSRIPLDDARLELLHKALIDTVEDRHGTCRRIRTKGVVVGGKTGTAQVVRLTDELKELKDDEIPYRFRDHAWMAATAEKDGKRFAIACLVEHGLHGGSGSGPIVKAVIDYLFNGKVTPKPEERKAKARAVRALSLKHKEKPRAN; encoded by the coding sequence ATGTCCGACCTTTATAACGAATCCGAACAGCAGGCCCCGCGCTCGGGCCTGGTCCTGCTCCAGGCGCTCATCCTGGGCTTGTTCTGCCTGTTCGCCATCCGGCTGTGGTACCTGCAAATCCACCGGGGCGAGGATTACAAGATTCAGGCTCTGGAAAACCAGTTGCGGCAGGAGTCCATCCCCTCGCCGCGCGGACTGATCCGCGACCGGAACGGCGACCTGCTCGCCGTGAACGAACCCGCATACGCCCTTGGCATCATCCGCGAGGACTGCCCGGACGTGGACCGGCTGGTACACCAGATCGCGACCTGGACCGGCAAGGACTATTTCGAGCTCAAGACCCTCTACAACAAGAACCGCAAACGGGTGAAACCGTTCGAGCCGCTCATCATCGTCCCGGACCTGACCTTCGCCCAACTGGCCGTGGTGGAGACAAACAAGCTGCGCTGGCCAGGCCTGGAAATTCAGTTCCGGCCCCGCAGGCTGTACCGATACGGCACCCTGTTCGCGCACGTCATCGGCTACGTGGCCGAGGCGGACGAAGAGGACATGGGCAAGCGCCCCGAACTCGCGCTGGGCGACTATGTGGGCAAGCAAGGCATAGAGCTGATGCTCGAAGACCGTATGCGCGGCGCCAAGGGGCTGACCCAGTACCAGGTGGACGTCAACGGCAGGCGGCTCAAGGAGCGCGTCCTCAAACACCCCCAGGCCGGTCACGAAATATCCCTCTCCATCGACCTGGGCCTTCAGCAGCTCTGCATGGACTGGCTCTCGGAAGAAGCGGGCGGCGTGGCCGTCATGGACGCCGACACCGGCCAGTTGTGGGCCCTGGCCACGGCTCCGTCATACGACTCCAACGACTTCTCCTCGGGCCTGAGTTCCAAGCAGTGGGCCAAGCTCCGCGACAACCCCCTGCACCCCATGCAGAACCGGGTCATCCAGTCGGTCTATCCTCCCGGCTCCATCTTCAAGCACGTGGTGGCCGGAGCCGGGCTGCATTACGACATGCTCGATCCCAACGAGACCGTGTTCTGCTCCGGGTCCATGAAACTCGGGCGCAGGGTCTTCCGCTGCTGGAAACACTGGGGTCACGGCAAGGTGGACCTCAACCGCGCCCTGGTCGAATCCTGCGACGTGTATTTTTACAAGCTCGGCAAGAAACTCACCGTGGACCGCATGAGCGAATTCGCTCACGCCGTCGGCTTCGGACACAAGACCGGAATCCGACTGCCGCACGAAAAGGCGGGCAACATCCCCACCCGCGAATGGAAGCTCAAGCGGTTCGGCGAATCCTGGCAGGGCGGCGACAACCTGAACATGTCCATCGGCCAGGGGTTCACGCTGGTCACGCCCTTGCAGGTGGTCCGATTCTTTGCCGGGGTAATCAATGGCGGCAAACTGCTCAAGCCCCTGCTGCTCAAGGACGAAAACCCCGTGGTCCAGTCACGGATTCCCCTTGACGACGCCCGTCTCGAATTGCTGCACAAGGCTCTTATCGACACCGTGGAAGACCGGCACGGCACCTGCCGCCGCATCCGCACCAAGGGTGTTGTCGTGGGCGGCAAGACCGGCACGGCCCAGGTGGTCCGGCTGACCGACGAACTCAAGGAACTCAAGGACGACGAAATTCCCTACAGGTTCCGGGATCACGCATGGATGGCCGCCACCGCCGAAAAGGACGGCAAACGGTTCGCCATCGCCTGCCTCGTTGAGCACGGACTCCATGGCGGCTCCGGTTCCGGCCCCATCGTCAAGGCGGTCATCGACTACCTCTTCAACGGCAAGGTGACGCCCAAGCCCGAGGAACGGAAAGCCAAGGCCCGCGCCGTGCGCGCCCTGTCCCTCAAGCACAAGGAGAAACCACGTGCCAATTGA
- a CDS encoding heavy-metal-associated domain-containing protein, whose translation MTTVKVKGMSCQHCVKSVTEAMEKLGAENVSVDLLTGNVTYEEPSPIDKDAVKDAIDKIGFEYVG comes from the coding sequence ATGACAACCGTGAAAGTCAAAGGCATGAGCTGCCAGCATTGCGTGAAGTCCGTCACCGAAGCCATGGAAAAACTGGGCGCGGAAAACGTGTCCGTCGACCTGCTCACCGGCAACGTGACCTACGAGGAACCGTCCCCCATCGACAAGGACGCCGTCAAAGACGCCATCGACAAGATCGGCTTCGAATACGTGGGGTAG
- a CDS encoding TIGR01212 family radical SAM protein (This family includes YhcC from E. coli K-12, an uncharacterized radical SAM protein.), protein MVRIHRLSAHLRRRFGERVQKIPLDAGFSCPNRDGTLSREGCVFCNPQGSGSGLLDRGLSIPEQWAFWRDIHVKKHGLRLFTAYLQSYSNTHGPAARLADVLNRLSGLPGLCCLAIGTRPDCLDDEKLDLLADSRERLGLGEVFLELGLQTASDETLRHINRGHDTAAFARAAQAAAERGLTVVAHVMAGLPAPHGREGLPELLDTVAFVNDLPVGGVKFHNVYVCRGTRLARWHDEGRYVPLTQAEYLHWLGEAVMRLDPRTVLHRLNGNPAQGELVTPAWAGNMRKVHNAIRDHFEREDVWQGRLNGAEDGPPEWFGAEVPEKGAS, encoded by the coding sequence ATGGTTCGCATTCATCGACTTTCCGCCCACCTCAGGAGGCGGTTCGGCGAGCGGGTCCAGAAAATACCCCTGGATGCCGGATTCTCCTGCCCGAACCGGGATGGAACCCTGTCCCGCGAAGGGTGTGTGTTCTGCAATCCGCAGGGCTCGGGTTCAGGCCTGCTCGACAGAGGGCTCTCCATACCCGAGCAATGGGCCTTCTGGCGTGACATTCATGTGAAGAAGCACGGCCTGCGCCTGTTCACCGCCTACCTTCAATCCTACTCGAACACCCACGGTCCGGCCGCAAGGCTGGCCGACGTCCTGAACCGGCTGTCCGGGCTGCCCGGCCTGTGCTGCCTGGCCATCGGCACCCGGCCCGACTGTCTGGACGACGAGAAGCTCGACCTCCTGGCCGACAGCCGGGAGCGGCTCGGGCTGGGCGAGGTTTTTCTGGAGCTTGGCCTACAGACCGCGAGCGACGAAACGCTCCGCCACATCAACCGGGGCCACGACACGGCCGCCTTTGCCCGGGCCGCGCAAGCCGCCGCCGAACGCGGCCTGACAGTCGTGGCGCATGTCATGGCCGGATTGCCCGCGCCGCACGGCCGCGAGGGACTCCCCGAGCTGCTCGACACCGTGGCGTTCGTCAACGATCTGCCGGTCGGCGGGGTCAAATTCCACAACGTCTACGTCTGTCGGGGCACGAGGCTGGCCCGCTGGCATGACGAGGGGCGATACGTCCCGCTCACGCAGGCGGAATACCTGCACTGGCTCGGCGAGGCGGTCATGCGGCTTGATCCGCGCACCGTCCTCCATCGCCTGAACGGCAACCCGGCCCAAGGCGAGTTGGTCACCCCGGCCTGGGCGGGCAACATGCGCAAGGTGCACAACGCCATCCGCGACCATTTCGAGCGCGAGGATGTCTGGCAGGGCAGGCTGAACGGGGCCGAGGACGGGCCGCCCGAGTGGTTCGGTGCCGAGGTGCCCGAAAAGGGGGCCTCTTGA
- a CDS encoding ATP synthase F0 subunit B, with product MVLPDKTIFIQGLNFVVMIFLLNVVLIRPVREIIKKRKGLMADQLEKIEGFNAGAEEKLVDYETQLTQARKEAGDIRSAAKDEGVAQEQAILSEAGREASDRIKAARAEIQAEAKVAMEQLSKDVYDYAEQATGKILGQA from the coding sequence ATGGTTTTACCTGACAAAACAATTTTTATCCAAGGTCTGAACTTCGTTGTCATGATCTTCTTGCTGAATGTCGTGCTGATCCGCCCGGTCCGCGAAATCATCAAGAAGCGCAAGGGCTTGATGGCTGACCAGCTGGAAAAGATCGAAGGGTTCAATGCAGGCGCTGAAGAAAAGCTGGTGGACTACGAGACCCAGCTCACCCAGGCGCGCAAGGAAGCCGGAGATATCCGCAGCGCCGCCAAGGACGAAGGCGTGGCCCAGGAACAGGCCATTCTTTCCGAAGCAGGCAGAGAGGCTTCCGACCGGATCAAGGCCGCCCGTGCCGAGATTCAGGCCGAGGCCAAGGTCGCCATGGAGCAGCTGTCCAAGGATGTGTACGACTACGCTGAGCAGGCGACAGGCAAGATCCTGGGCCAGGCTTAG
- the mreC gene encoding rod shape-determining protein MreC: MRGKKKIAILVVASLFVYLSLFTWNLRTGHLDALSSHTGLDISGIVLKPGIWVTEQVTGFWYRYIYLVGLKQENDRLKAEDAELRRTNMLLGSQARSAARLESLLDFRPPEKWAFSGARVIGHRMGPAAALNTLVVDKGKAQGVTDDMPVASLKGVVGRILRSGAATSTVLLLTDSNSRIAVIGANNRSPGMLSGQGYGKPLILRYVNQNATVDPGELLLSSGLSGIYPKGLPVARVTKIQRSDISLFLTVQAEPLVDMAGLEEVLLLSLKPGEQAVPAANAADTEAGTETAKEDANGAADQ; this comes from the coding sequence ATGAGAGGGAAAAAGAAGATCGCCATCCTCGTCGTGGCCAGCCTGTTCGTGTACCTGTCCCTGTTCACGTGGAATCTCAGGACCGGCCATCTGGACGCCCTGTCGTCCCACACCGGCCTGGACATCTCCGGCATCGTCCTCAAGCCCGGCATATGGGTGACGGAGCAGGTCACCGGCTTCTGGTACAGGTACATCTACCTGGTCGGCCTGAAGCAGGAAAATGACAGGCTCAAGGCCGAGGACGCCGAGCTGCGCCGGACGAACATGCTCCTTGGCTCGCAGGCCCGATCCGCCGCGCGTCTGGAATCCCTGCTCGATTTCCGCCCGCCCGAGAAATGGGCCTTTTCCGGGGCGCGGGTCATCGGCCACCGCATGGGTCCCGCTGCCGCGCTGAACACTTTGGTCGTGGACAAGGGCAAGGCCCAGGGCGTGACCGACGACATGCCGGTCGCCTCCCTGAAGGGCGTGGTCGGACGCATCCTGCGCTCGGGCGCGGCCACTTCCACGGTCCTGCTCCTGACCGATTCCAACAGCCGCATCGCCGTGATCGGGGCCAACAACCGCTCGCCCGGAATGCTCTCTGGCCAGGGGTACGGAAAACCGCTGATTTTGCGCTACGTCAACCAGAACGCGACCGTGGACCCCGGCGAACTGCTGCTCTCCTCGGGCCTGTCCGGCATCTACCCCAAGGGACTGCCCGTGGCCCGCGTGACCAAGATACAACGGTCCGACATTTCCCTGTTCCTGACGGTTCAGGCCGAGCCCCTGGTGGACATGGCCGGACTTGAGGAAGTTCTGCTCCTCAGCCTGAAGCCGGGCGAGCAGGCCGTCCCCGCCGCCAATGCCGCGGACACGGAGGCCGGAACCGAAACCGCCAAGGAGGACGCGAACGGTGCTGCCGACCAATAG
- a CDS encoding bactofilin family protein yields MARDEINAFLGAGTNYHGKLHFQGAVRIDGNFQGEVVSEGTLVVGQEASVDGQVKVGQLVLSGKLKGEVEARNKVVLHKTADLQGNIRTPVLVVEEGAVLQGELAMGNMDAASSAKPQQDAE; encoded by the coding sequence ATGGCCAGAGATGAGATCAACGCGTTTTTGGGGGCGGGAACCAACTACCACGGAAAGTTGCATTTCCAAGGTGCGGTGCGCATCGACGGCAACTTTCAGGGCGAAGTGGTTTCCGAAGGAACGCTCGTCGTCGGCCAGGAAGCCTCGGTGGACGGCCAAGTCAAGGTCGGCCAACTGGTACTCTCCGGCAAGCTCAAGGGCGAAGTGGAAGCGAGGAACAAAGTTGTCCTGCACAAGACTGCGGATTTGCAGGGCAATATCAGGACTCCGGTCCTGGTCGTCGAGGAAGGCGCGGTGCTCCAAGGTGAACTCGCCATGGGCAACATGGACGCCGCTTCGAGCGCAAAGCCGCAGCAGGACGCCGAATAG